Proteins from one Solidesulfovibrio fructosivorans JJ] genomic window:
- a CDS encoding 4Fe-4S dicluster domain-containing protein yields the protein MQTINLTCDYDGDFVARVEEESGQKVSQCYQCGNCTAGCPYTFAYDIPVSQIMRLVQAGQKKTILSSKSIWLCATCESCTTRCPNNIDVACVMDVLRHMARREGYAAVPQVKTFWDSFLDSVKAHGRVFELGLTINYVMRTGRFWTDLDLGPKIFPKGKLSMKPHEIAGKEHVARIFERFERESNS from the coding sequence ATGCAGACCATCAATCTCACCTGCGACTACGACGGCGATTTCGTTGCCAGGGTGGAGGAAGAGTCCGGTCAGAAAGTCAGCCAGTGCTACCAATGCGGCAATTGCACTGCCGGCTGCCCGTACACCTTCGCCTACGACATTCCCGTCAGTCAGATCATGCGCCTGGTACAGGCCGGTCAGAAAAAGACCATCCTGTCGAGCAAGTCCATCTGGCTTTGCGCCACATGCGAATCGTGCACCACGCGCTGTCCCAACAACATCGACGTGGCCTGCGTCATGGACGTCCTGCGCCACATGGCCCGCCGGGAAGGCTATGCCGCCGTACCCCAGGTCAAGACCTTCTGGGATTCCTTCCTGGATTCGGTCAAGGCCCACGGCCGCGTCTTCGAACTGGGGCTGACCATCAACTATGTGATGCGCACGGGACGCTTCTGGACGGATCTTGACCTCGGGCCCAAAATCTTCCCCAAGGGCAAGCTCTCCATGAAGCCCCACGAGATCGCGGGCAAGGAACATGTGGCCCGGATCTTCGAGCGCTTCGAGAGGGAGTCGAATTCATGA
- a CDS encoding CoB--CoM heterodisulfide reductase iron-sulfur subunit B family protein — protein sequence MSEAIAYYPGCSGLGTSKEYDASTRAVCEAVGLSLVDIPDWSCCGSTPAHTKDHTLSAALSARNLQLISGMGIKTATTPCPSCLTNLRTANHRMEKADFAKKVNNLLDDPYEGGVEAISVLQALVENIGLESLATYVRTPLKGLKVACYYGCIMNRPPELMAFDDSENPMAMDNILATMGADIVPFPLKVECCGASYGIPRQDIVAKLTGKLLDAAVSIGADIVAVACPLCQMNLDLRQGQVNRAGGTHFHIPVAYYTQLMGVALNIPDAQLGFDKLTIDPRPILNKALAGAS from the coding sequence ATGAGCGAAGCCATTGCCTACTACCCCGGCTGTTCGGGCCTGGGCACGTCCAAGGAATACGACGCCTCGACAAGGGCCGTGTGCGAGGCCGTGGGGCTTTCCCTGGTCGACATCCCCGACTGGAGCTGCTGCGGTTCGACCCCGGCCCACACCAAGGACCACACCCTTTCCGCCGCCCTGTCGGCCCGAAACCTCCAGCTCATCTCCGGCATGGGGATCAAAACCGCCACCACGCCCTGCCCGAGCTGCCTCACCAACCTGCGCACCGCCAACCACCGCATGGAAAAGGCGGACTTCGCCAAGAAGGTCAACAACCTCCTCGACGATCCCTACGAGGGCGGCGTGGAGGCCATCTCGGTGCTGCAGGCCCTCGTCGAGAACATCGGCCTGGAATCCCTGGCCACCTACGTCCGCACGCCCTTAAAGGGCCTCAAGGTCGCCTGCTACTACGGCTGCATCATGAACCGCCCGCCCGAACTCATGGCCTTCGACGACAGCGAAAACCCCATGGCCATGGACAACATCCTGGCCACCATGGGGGCCGACATCGTCCCCTTTCCGCTCAAGGTCGAGTGTTGCGGCGCCTCCTACGGCATCCCCCGCCAGGACATCGTGGCCAAGCTCACCGGCAAGCTCCTGGACGCGGCCGTGTCCATCGGCGCGGACATCGTCGCCGTGGCCTGCCCGCTTTGCCAGATGAACCTGGATCTGCGGCAGGGGCAGGTCAACCGCGCCGGCGGCACCCACTTCCACATTCCGGTGGCCTATTACACCCAGCTTATGGGCGTGGCGCTCAATATCCCGGACGCGCAACTCGGCTTCGACAAGCTGACCATCGACCCCCGGCCCATCCTCAATAAGGCGCTGGCGGGCGCGAGCTAA